One Leptospira bourretii DNA segment encodes these proteins:
- a CDS encoding spiro-SPASM protein: MMNRKDYNPSFAVVYLDSQSIQFLNQNFKPELWEEFVHRLSKTFPKIQIHINTNESLSQKINSSALKNQILLHEDVSKEYEFLLKLGKLLPESKFKDPDWDEVCFLYFTGISPLLDVHLTETAWNRHKNFFSQYSYSENLPPGLTPTIITREFLTSLPDTLTTDIHSFFLKNINQYDVDIFYKAPDLRQLRLDFRLSSFRSLTLIQGLLPLGKDLTYENLLSKLKENPQIFRSAPSYLEWEIYKGCELKCTFCPREFADLTNDGSFVSLENVKSTITKLGTELFSPITISLTGNGEPLLHPNFKNIVLEILKLNSLSELIIETALYTKPDSLLSLIESLTPSDKEKLCVIVNVTTLNPEVYKSLYGKLELEKVLGTIDLLSQNLPNKSLHVQMIKMKEVEEEIDPYFTFFEKKGINVILQKFNSFAHKLPERRVSDLTPIHRDFCWHLVRDLSLSVDGTVSICKQKQTEVIGNLYKETLGDVWQKGLGFFKHSFNGEHDKIPAPCLNCDEWYTFNA, encoded by the coding sequence ATGATGAACCGAAAAGACTATAACCCAAGTTTTGCGGTTGTCTATTTGGACTCCCAATCCATTCAATTTTTAAATCAAAATTTTAAACCTGAATTATGGGAAGAATTTGTACATCGCCTTTCCAAAACATTTCCTAAAATTCAAATTCATATCAATACAAACGAATCTCTTTCACAAAAAATAAATTCTAGTGCATTAAAAAACCAAATTTTACTCCATGAGGATGTTTCCAAGGAATATGAATTCCTCCTCAAATTAGGAAAACTTTTGCCAGAGTCAAAGTTTAAAGATCCAGATTGGGATGAGGTTTGTTTTTTATATTTCACAGGAATTTCTCCCTTACTGGATGTTCACCTAACAGAAACAGCATGGAATCGTCACAAAAACTTTTTTAGCCAGTATTCTTATTCGGAAAACTTACCGCCAGGGCTCACTCCCACGATCATCACTCGTGAATTCCTTACTTCTTTACCGGATACACTGACCACTGACATTCATTCGTTTTTTCTAAAGAACATCAACCAATATGATGTAGATATTTTTTATAAGGCACCGGACCTTCGCCAACTTCGTTTGGACTTTCGACTTTCCTCTTTTCGTTCGCTAACTCTCATCCAAGGGTTATTGCCTTTGGGAAAAGATTTAACGTATGAAAATCTCCTTTCTAAATTAAAAGAAAATCCTCAGATATTTCGCAGTGCCCCTTCTTATCTAGAATGGGAAATTTATAAAGGATGTGAACTTAAATGTACATTTTGTCCGCGTGAGTTCGCAGATTTAACTAATGATGGAAGTTTTGTTTCATTAGAGAATGTAAAATCCACAATCACCAAACTGGGTACAGAACTTTTTTCTCCGATTACCATCAGTCTAACAGGAAATGGAGAACCCCTCCTCCACCCAAATTTTAAAAATATAGTTTTAGAAATTTTAAAATTAAATTCTTTATCAGAACTCATCATCGAAACAGCTCTCTACACAAAACCAGACTCATTGTTGTCTCTGATAGAAAGTTTAACTCCTTCGGATAAAGAAAAACTTTGTGTCATCGTAAACGTTACCACTTTAAATCCAGAAGTTTACAAATCATTATATGGAAAACTGGAACTGGAAAAAGTGCTAGGTACGATTGATTTACTTTCGCAAAACCTTCCCAACAAATCATTACATGTGCAGATGATCAAAATGAAGGAAGTGGAAGAGGAGATTGATCCTTATTTTACTTTTTTTGAGAAAAAAGGAATCAATGTGATTCTACAAAAATTCAATTCGTTTGCACACAAACTCCCTGAACGTCGAGTGAGTGATCTCACTCCGATACATAGAGATTTTTGTTGGCATTTGGTGCGAGATTTGTCTCTTTCCGTAGATGGAACTGTTTCCATTTGCAAACAAAAACAAACGGAAGTGATCGGAAATTTATATAAAGAAACTCTTGGCGATGTTTGGCAAAAAGGATTGGGATTTTTTAAACATAGCTTTAATGGGGAACACGATAAAATTCCTGCCCCTTGTTTGAATTGTGATGAGTGGTATACTTTCAACGCGTGA
- a CDS encoding aspartate kinase codes for MSSKIVVQKYGGTSVGDTTKIQNVAKRIKRYHDEGQKVAVVVSAMGHTTDELVDLADQISKNPPKREMDMLLSTGEQVSIALLAIALNEIGVPAQSFTGSQLKILTDGNFSNGKIEMIDRSRIDEAFNKGKVVIVAGFQGIDKDENIVTLGRGGSDTSAVALAAALGADECEIYTDVDGVYTADPRKIPTAKMHKQITYEEMLELASLGAGVLHSRSVELGMNYNVVIHVRSSFHDKPGTLVMSEDKIMEKMKVSGVTAKGDQARVTIADVKDKPGIAAELFTQLANKDVIVDVIVQSSPRDGINTISFTIAKKDISAAKPIIDAYAKDHGNGKAEIDENISIVSAVGVGMKSHVGVAAKMFQSLAEKNINIEMISTSEIKISCVIKQNQAEDAVKALHTTFIG; via the coding sequence ATGTCATCGAAAATCGTTGTCCAAAAATACGGTGGAACCTCCGTTGGTGACACCACTAAAATCCAAAATGTGGCAAAACGTATCAAACGTTACCACGACGAAGGCCAAAAAGTTGCCGTTGTAGTTTCTGCAATGGGACATACTACCGACGAACTTGTCGACCTTGCTGACCAAATTTCTAAAAATCCTCCCAAACGAGAAATGGATATGTTGCTCTCGACAGGGGAACAAGTTTCAATTGCTCTTCTTGCCATTGCTCTGAATGAAATTGGAGTCCCAGCACAATCCTTTACAGGTTCTCAATTAAAAATCCTAACCGATGGAAACTTCTCCAATGGAAAAATCGAAATGATCGATCGTTCTCGCATTGATGAAGCGTTTAACAAAGGGAAGGTGGTAATTGTTGCCGGTTTCCAAGGAATTGATAAAGACGAAAATATTGTCACCCTTGGTCGCGGAGGAAGTGACACTTCTGCTGTGGCTCTTGCTGCTGCCCTTGGTGCTGATGAATGTGAAATTTATACGGATGTTGATGGTGTTTACACTGCTGACCCAAGAAAAATTCCCACAGCAAAGATGCACAAACAAATCACTTACGAAGAAATGTTAGAACTCGCAAGCCTTGGTGCGGGAGTTCTTCATTCTCGAAGTGTTGAATTAGGTATGAACTATAACGTGGTCATCCACGTAAGATCCAGTTTCCACGACAAACCGGGAACTTTAGTGATGAGTGAGGACAAAATTATGGAAAAAATGAAAGTGAGCGGAGTAACTGCGAAAGGTGACCAAGCTCGAGTTACCATTGCCGATGTAAAAGACAAACCAGGGATTGCAGCAGAGTTGTTCACTCAATTAGCAAATAAAGATGTGATCGTGGATGTCATTGTTCAATCGTCTCCAAGAGACGGAATCAATACCATTTCCTTTACCATTGCCAAAAAAGACATTTCTGCCGCAAAACCAATCATTGATGCCTATGCAAAAGATCATGGAAATGGAAAAGCAGAAATAGATGAAAACATTTCAATTGTTTCTGCCGTTGGTGTGGGAATGAAATCCCATGTAGGTGTGGCCGCTAAGATGTTCCAATCACTCGCTGAAAAAAACATCAATATCGAAATGATCTCCACCTCAGAGATTAAAATTTCCTGCGTCATCAAACAAAACCAAGCGGAAGATGCAGTAAAGGCTTTACATACTACGTTCATCGGGTAA
- a CDS encoding LIC13255 family lipoprotein has translation MKFFYLGMIALLFSIGINFQCIQNRDDLFYSASEGNQKIFETYTLKNSACGTNKLPGALVLGRVKIDDLKLCFRAIDLTDCITWNTEGYIPESCKAIGTSFK, from the coding sequence ATGAAATTTTTCTACCTCGGGATGATCGCCCTTCTTTTTAGCATTGGAATCAACTTTCAATGCATTCAAAATCGAGATGATTTGTTTTATTCTGCAAGTGAAGGAAACCAAAAGATTTTTGAAACCTATACATTGAAAAATTCAGCTTGTGGGACAAACAAACTTCCAGGAGCATTGGTATTAGGCAGAGTCAAAATTGATGATCTAAAACTTTGCTTTCGCGCCATTGATCTTACCGATTGTATTACATGGAATACAGAAGGATATATTCCCGAATCATGTAAAGCCATCGGAACGAGTTTCAAATAG
- a CDS encoding putative peptidyl-prolyl cis-trans isomerase — protein sequence MQKGLRMPRLLILFFASVFVFSLFFAPIISLSSYESLNSVLVIVGPKSISSLDYEEGVERYKNLSRFFPNYRKKGSLHSQVVDFLIDRAVVDNAADEESIQVNEKRIEAEIQKRMEAQGISDLEQFKKAVQTQFNLPYDVWLEDLPYQIKKGQLLQIKVSPPLPSEQEVQAWYNKNKAKVGSEFRFREIVFSPSNASIDEETRVFNELTEIRNKSLKDPSFFKLVASGPRNESRYRLNGGLVNWVPTFELYKSQPTTASVLTQVGGAGKISEVFRDDRKRYCLVFIEGMRPTPLDAVRKGIQGFLFREKEQTSFEDWVSNTRKNSSISIFDPIYIKEYNISNPEEKYNID from the coding sequence ATGCAAAAAGGACTTCGAATGCCTCGACTTTTGATTTTATTTTTTGCATCGGTTTTTGTTTTTAGCCTCTTTTTTGCTCCCATTATCAGTTTAAGTTCTTACGAATCTTTAAATTCCGTTTTAGTGATCGTTGGACCCAAATCCATCTCAAGTTTGGATTATGAGGAAGGTGTGGAACGTTACAAAAACCTTTCTCGCTTTTTTCCCAATTATCGCAAAAAAGGATCTCTTCATTCCCAAGTTGTGGATTTTCTAATCGATCGAGCTGTGGTGGACAATGCTGCCGATGAAGAATCCATCCAAGTCAACGAAAAACGAATCGAAGCAGAAATCCAAAAACGGATGGAAGCACAAGGGATTAGCGACTTAGAACAATTTAAAAAAGCAGTTCAAACCCAATTCAATTTACCTTATGATGTTTGGTTGGAAGATTTACCTTACCAAATCAAAAAAGGGCAACTTCTACAAATCAAAGTAAGTCCACCCTTACCTTCAGAACAAGAAGTACAAGCTTGGTATAACAAAAACAAGGCGAAGGTGGGTTCTGAATTTAGATTTAGAGAAATTGTTTTTTCACCATCCAATGCCTCCATTGATGAAGAAACAAGAGTGTTTAACGAACTTACTGAAATTCGAAACAAATCTTTAAAAGATCCTTCTTTCTTTAAACTTGTTGCTTCAGGCCCAAGAAACGAATCTCGATATCGATTGAACGGTGGACTCGTCAACTGGGTTCCAACCTTCGAACTATACAAATCCCAACCCACAACTGCTTCTGTATTAACACAAGTAGGTGGAGCTGGGAAAATTTCAGAAGTATTCCGAGATGATCGCAAACGTTATTGTTTAGTTTTCATTGAAGGAATGCGACCCACTCCTTTAGATGCAGTCAGAAAAGGGATCCAAGGATTTTTATTTCGAGAAAAGGAACAAACTTCTTTTGAAGACTGGGTTTCCAATACACGAAAAAATTCCTCCATCTCCATCTTTGATCCTATTTATATCAAAGAATACAATATCAGCAATCCGGAAGAAAAATACAATATAGACTAA
- a CDS encoding acyl-CoA desaturase: MNSSSSTVEPIVKEKAPLLFLILFFLVQATVLTVFTVPFSWSLVGLALGSYFLRMFGITAAYHRYFSHASFKTSRVFQFVLAWIGAMAMQKGPLWWAAHHRNHHKYSDTEKDIHSPSRKGFWYSHMFWFLRNDYNDYEAKLIPDFYKYPELRFIDRHHWIAPLSYAILLYLVGGWAWLVYGYAVSTFFLGHATWTINSLSHVYGSVRYDSRDTSKNNFWLALLTMGEGWHNNHHYYCSSVNQGFYWYEVDVSYYILKVLSWFGIVWDLKKPPKKVIEEGLLRDREQKATKRFLSESKQSSKIKNKTEVLSI; encoded by the coding sequence ATGAATTCTTCCTCCTCAACCGTTGAGCCGATTGTCAAAGAAAAGGCTCCTTTACTTTTTCTAATTTTGTTTTTTTTGGTCCAAGCCACTGTCCTTACCGTCTTTACCGTTCCCTTTTCCTGGTCTCTGGTGGGGCTGGCCCTTGGATCCTATTTCCTTCGGATGTTTGGAATCACTGCTGCTTACCATCGTTATTTTTCACATGCTTCCTTTAAAACATCTCGCGTGTTTCAGTTTGTTTTGGCATGGATCGGGGCCATGGCTATGCAGAAAGGCCCACTCTGGTGGGCGGCTCACCATAGAAACCACCATAAGTATTCGGATACCGAAAAAGACATCCATTCCCCCAGCCGAAAGGGATTTTGGTATTCGCATATGTTTTGGTTTTTAAGGAACGATTACAATGATTATGAAGCCAAACTCATTCCTGATTTTTATAAATATCCCGAGTTACGTTTTATCGACCGTCACCATTGGATTGCGCCGTTATCGTATGCCATCTTACTCTATTTAGTGGGTGGTTGGGCTTGGCTTGTGTATGGGTATGCAGTTTCAACTTTCTTTTTGGGCCATGCCACTTGGACGATTAATTCTCTTTCTCATGTTTACGGTTCAGTGCGGTATGATTCACGCGATACGAGTAAAAATAATTTTTGGCTGGCACTTCTTACGATGGGTGAAGGTTGGCATAACAACCACCACTATTACTGTTCATCGGTAAACCAAGGTTTCTATTGGTATGAAGTGGATGTTTCTTATTATATTTTAAAAGTACTGAGTTGGTTTGGAATTGTTTGGGATTTAAAAAAACCACCTAAAAAAGTGATTGAGGAAGGACTTCTTCGAGACCGCGAACAAAAGGCAACAAAACGATTCTTAAGTGAATCGAAACAATCTTCTAAGATCAAAAACAAAACAGAGGTATTGTCTATCTAA